From one Calditrichota bacterium genomic stretch:
- a CDS encoding DUF3467 domain-containing protein, whose product MQQPVPQQISVELGEKEAEGIYSNLALITHSPAEFVIDFTRMLPGVPKTKVYARIIMTPQHAKSFLLALQENVGKYESQFGEIKLHAEQQRMRELGFKPGAEGQEKE is encoded by the coding sequence ATGCAACAACCGGTGCCACAGCAGATCAGTGTGGAGTTGGGGGAAAAAGAGGCCGAGGGGATCTACTCCAACCTGGCGTTGATCACCCATTCGCCGGCGGAGTTTGTCATCGACTTTACGCGCATGCTCCCCGGCGTGCCCAAGACCAAGGTCTACGCGCGCATCATCATGACCCCGCAGCATGCCAAGTCGTTCCTCTTAGCTCTGCAGGAGAACGTGGGCAAATACGAGAGCCAGTTCGGCGAGATCAAGCTGCATGCCGAGCAGCAGAGGATGCGCGAGTTGGGCTTCAAGCCGGGCGCAGAGGGGCAGGAGAAGGAGTGA
- a CDS encoding T9SS type A sorting domain-containing protein, whose protein sequence is MNGKIALACMPLIFVAFLPGLGPTSGNCQGVGGSWRFNEGSGTVAYDDLGVANNGTFQNMDASAWRFDSPPEGSAYLHFDGTNDYINVADQAELDLTTELTLEAYIRANNADVTSQAVIIVKSASTVRYRLAVTGTHKVKLSVRISNTLYSLEGKTDVIDGTWHHIAGTFDQTNGLRVWVDRRLDGGPEPLSGTVETDNGALRIGAQSASEDQFRGDIDHPQVLNYFDSSLPVTLASFQAAVVAGGVQLNWVTESEVNNRGFYVLRSEGEAAPYRIISSLIPGAGSSVVPHSYQYVDRTVAPEQSYWYKLRQEDFGGQVELFGPVVVYVPAVSDRQPSTVPTRTALVGGYPNPFNPGTAVQFALAAEQEVELGVFDLRGRLVRALVQGVARAGEHEARWDGRDEGGAEAPAGVYVCRLRCADGFHASVKLIKLR, encoded by the coding sequence ATGAACGGTAAGATCGCGCTCGCGTGCATGCCACTGATCTTCGTGGCCTTTTTGCCAGGCCTTGGGCCGACAAGTGGGAACTGCCAAGGTGTAGGAGGTTCCTGGCGCTTTAACGAAGGCTCAGGCACGGTCGCCTACGATGACCTGGGGGTGGCCAACAACGGAACGTTCCAGAACATGGATGCATCCGCTTGGCGGTTCGACAGTCCCCCCGAGGGCTCGGCTTATCTCCATTTCGACGGTACCAATGACTACATCAACGTGGCCGATCAAGCGGAACTGGACTTGACTACGGAGCTCACCCTCGAGGCGTACATTCGGGCGAACAACGCGGATGTTACCAGCCAGGCGGTCATAATTGTCAAAAGCGCCAGTACCGTGCGCTACAGGCTCGCTGTGACAGGCACTCACAAGGTGAAACTGAGTGTGCGCATTAGCAATACGCTGTATTCCCTCGAAGGGAAGACAGACGTCATTGACGGGACGTGGCACCACATAGCGGGTACGTTTGACCAAACAAATGGGCTCAGAGTCTGGGTAGACCGCCGGCTGGATGGGGGGCCTGAGCCACTCTCTGGGACCGTGGAAACCGACAACGGCGCCCTGCGGATTGGGGCACAAAGTGCCAGCGAGGACCAATTCCGCGGAGACATTGACCACCCCCAGGTTCTAAACTATTTCGATAGCTCCCTCCCCGTCACGCTGGCTTCGTTCCAGGCGGCAGTGGTGGCGGGCGGAGTGCAGCTCAACTGGGTGACCGAGAGCGAAGTGAACAATCGCGGGTTCTACGTGCTGCGCAGCGAGGGAGAGGCGGCGCCGTACCGCATCATCAGCTCGCTCATCCCCGGGGCCGGCAGCTCGGTGGTGCCGCACAGCTATCAGTACGTCGACCGCACGGTCGCGCCGGAGCAGAGCTACTGGTACAAGCTGCGGCAGGAGGATTTCGGCGGACAGGTTGAGCTGTTCGGGCCGGTGGTGGTTTACGTGCCGGCCGTTTCGGACAGGCAGCCGAGCACTGTGCCGACTCGTACAGCCCTGGTTGGCGGGTACCCCAATCCGTTCAATCCCGGGACCGCGGTGCAGTTTGCTTTAGCTGCTGAGCAAGAGGTGGAGCTGGGTGTATTCGACCTGCGTGGCAGGTTAGTGCGCGCCTTGGTGCAGGGGGTGGCTCGCGCCGGAGAGCACGAGGCGCGCTGGGACGGCCGGGATGAGGGCGGGGCAGAGGCGCCCGCCGGGGTGTATGTGTGCCGCCTGCGCTGCGCGGATGGGTTCCACGCCAGCGTGAAGCTCATCAAACTGCGGTGA